From one Brachypodium distachyon strain Bd21 chromosome 4, Brachypodium_distachyon_v3.0, whole genome shotgun sequence genomic stretch:
- the LOC100843826 gene encoding uncharacterized protein LOC100843826 isoform X2: MKDLKFRFLPPHYDSGDARPCFSLLEKHAYLVRRQNATTAACDLDSGRIQATFCAAHPPRASYLCIHATGLGRTKLRAEPQILATEGPLAVIRVVVNRRKSFVEVEYFVYHAGSSSSEGRRPPSLKRIPNPAPYFFFNENTVAIVRHCPRQASTRRRPGGLSACALRPNRRDSKEEEDHDCGDCNYIIAALRNDGSNTRAPYQLCRYHSKTETWSPPEPMETEWEHGPYPSGSACKAITIGGEQGTVAWVDLNKGVRGIIFCDVLTITDSSPRPPVLRCLDMPPKIKTFSGRSYYVREIDLVDGFIVYIELQIRDLAPDTPTDEYVWMASTCKFKIDSSLPFSSIQWQRGCKLGSSEVNKSMRDKLKLRDAETICKIGLPVLSLHEDGIVYILTTLFREKRHTKSWVLAIDMKKKMVQELDEFENNRKVYLFGGFLIPTRITKYLQLDPDTTKQNHKRQKMMLQRHSCVDLPGVSIESHSDMELDDDEEEEEEEEEDNEPSLPEPEAQTPEELALELACKPWLLNLEELVLEKSGKSWNEILQSRGSAVPVSEGEVEDVEEASKKPRTYDWTI, encoded by the exons ATGAAGGATCTCAAGTTCCGATTCCTTCCGCCGCATTACGACTCCGGCGACGCAAGGCCATGCTTTTCGCTGCTAGAAAAGCACGCCTACCTCGTCCGCCGCCAAAACGCCACAACCGCCGCCTGCGACCTCGACAGCGGACGGATCCAGGCCACCTTCTGCGCCGCCCACCCGCCACGCGCATCCTACTTGTGCATCCATGCCACCGGCTTGGGTCGCACTAAGCTCCGCGCCGAGCCCCAGATCTTGGCCACGGAGGGGCCCCTCGCCGTCATCCGCGTCGTCGTCAACCGTCGCAAGTCGTTCGTGGAGGTGGAGTACTTCGTCTaccacgccggcagcagctcctccgagggacgccggccgccgtcgctCAAGCGCATCCCGAACCCCGCACCCTACTTTTTCTTCAACGAAAATACGGTTGCCATCGTGCGCCACTGCCCTCGTCAAGCCAGCACCCGGCGTCGCCCCGGCGGCCTCAGTGCCTGCGCCCTGCGCCCCAACCGACGAGAcagcaaggaggaggaggatcatGACTGCGGCGACTGCAACTACATCATCGCGGCACTCCGCAACGACGGGTCCAACACCAGGGCACCCTACCAGCTCTGCCGGTACCACTCCAAGACTGAAACTTGGAGCCCTCCCGAGCCAATGGAAACCGAGTGGGAGCACGGACCTTACCCTTCCGGTTCCGCCTGCAAGGCCATTACCATCGGAGGAGAGCAAGGCACAGTGGCCTGGGTCGATCTCAACAAGGGCGTCAGGGGTATCATCTTTTGCGACGTGCTCACAATAACAGACAGCAGCCCCCGGCCTCCGGTGCTTCGCTGCCTCGACATGCCGCCGAAAATCAAGACTTTCAGTGGACGTTCATATTATGTCCGGGAGATTGACCTCGTCGACGGCTTCATCGTCTACATCGAGTTGCAGATACGTGACCTTGCGCCAGACACACCTACAGATGAATATGTTTGGATGGCCAGCACATGCAAATTCAAGATCGACTCATCTTTGCCGTTTTCATCTATCCAATGGCAGCGGGGATGCAAGTTAGGCTCCTCTGAGGTCAACAAATCCATGCGTGATAAGCTTAAACTTCGTGATGCCGAAACAATCTGCAAGATAGGCCTGCCCGTCCTGAGCCTTCATGAGGATGGCATTGTTTACATCCTCACCACCCTTTTCCGCGAGAAGAGGCACACCAAGTCATGGGTGCTTGCCATTGACATGAAAAAGAAGATGGTGCAGGAGCTGGACGAGTTCGAGAACAACCGAAAAGTCTACTTATTCGGGGGCTTCTTGATTCCAACTAGGATCACCAAATATCTCCAACTTGATCCAG ATACAACAAAGCAAAACCACAAGCGACAAAAGATGATGCTGCAACGACACTCGTGCGTGGACCTGCCCGGAGTCTCCATTGAGTCCCATTCAGATATGGAGttagatgatgatgaggaggaggaagaagaagaggaggaagacaatgAGCCATCCCTGCCAGAGCCAGAAGCACAAACCCCAGAGGAGCTAGCACTTGAATTGGCATGCAAGCCGTGGCTTCTTAACTTAGAGGAGTTG